One genomic segment of Hevea brasiliensis isolate MT/VB/25A 57/8 chromosome 3, ASM3005281v1, whole genome shotgun sequence includes these proteins:
- the LOC110647448 gene encoding RNA polymerase sigma factor sigA has translation MMVTAAVVGLSAGKKFLSSTFYYSDLTEKLFNVNDNGLTHYQIASTKNVIVAKKSSNYGPSYPSSNRNTQSIKALKEHVDTASAPSTAATRFKTFHDIEEDISDLDYSVEALLLLQKSMLEKQWNLSFERTASSDSTNKKSQKKIPVTCSGLSARQRRINTRRKNLSQSKSIVQASTFKQLKSAVSPELLQNRLKGYVKGVVSEELLTHAEVVCLSRIIKAGLSMEEHRSRLKERLGCEPSDAELATSLRISRAELQSKLIACSLAREKLAMSNVRLVMSIAQRYDNMGAEMADLVQGGLIGLLRGIEKFDSSKGFKISTYVYWWIRQGVSRALVENSRTLRLPNHLHERLGLIRNAKIRLAEKGVTPSIDRIAESLNMSQKKVRNATEAISKVFSLDREAFPSLNGLPGETHHSYVADNCLENNPWHGVDEWALKEEVNKLINVTLQEREREIIRLYYGLDNESLTWEDISKRIGLSRERIRQVGLVALEKLKHAARKKKLEAMLVKH, from the exons ATGATGGTCACTGCAGCAGTTGTCGGACTTAGTGCAGGAAAGAAATTCTTGAGTTCTACCTTTTATTATTCTGACCTTACAGAAAAGCTTTTCAATGTCAATGATAATGGATTAACCCACTACCAAATTGCTTCAACAAAGAATGTGATAGTTGCAAAAAAGTCATCAAATTATGGCCCCAGTTACCCATCATCCAATAGAAATACACAGTCTATTAAGGCTCTTAAAGAACATGTGGATACTGCCTCTGCTCCCTCAACTGCAGCAACACGGTTCAAGACATTCCATGACATAGAAGAGGATATTTCTGATCTCGACTATTCAGTGGAGGCACTTCTCTTGTTGCAGAAGTCAATGCTTGAGAAACAGTGGAATCTTTCGTTTGAGAGGACAGCCTCAAGTGATTCAACCAATAAAAAAAGTCAAAAGAAGATACCTGTCACTTGCTCTGGATTATCTGCTCGACAACGGAGAATAAATACTAGGAGGAAGAATCTGAGCCAAAGTAAATCCATAGTGCAAGCTAGTACATTTAAGCAGCTAAAATCAGCTGTCAGTCCTGAGCTGCTGCAGAATCGTTTGAAGGGTTATGTTAAGGGTGTAGTAAGTGAAGAGCTTCTCACGCATGCAGAAGTTGTATGCCTGTCAAGGATAATTAAAGCTGGTCTTTCCATGGAAGAACATAGATCCAG GCTGAAGGAGAGATTAGGATGTGAGCCCTCTGATGCAGAACTCGCAACTTCCTTGAGGATCTCTCGTGCAGAGTTACAATCCAAATTGATAGCTtgttctttggcaagagagaaactAGCAATGAGCAATGTTCGTCTAGTTATGTCTATTGCTCAAAGATATGATAACATGGGCGCTGAAATGGCTGACCTTGTTCag GGAGGTTTGATTGGACTATTGCGTGGCATTGAGAAGTTTGATTCTTCAAAGGGGTTCAAAATTTCAACTTATGTTTATTGGTGGATACGTCAG GGTGTTTCAAGAGCATTAGTTGAGAATTCGAGAACCTTAAGACTGCCTAATCATTTACATGAAAGGTTAGGCTTAATACGAAATGCAAAAATCAGACTGGCAGAGAAAGGAGTAACTCCTTCAATTGAT AGGATTGCAGAGTCCCTGAATATGTCCCAGAAAAAAGTTAGGAATGCGACAGAG GCAATTAGCAAGGTCTTTTCACTTGATAGGGAAGCATTCCCCTCTTTGAATGGTCTCCCAGGAGAGACTCACCATAGT taCGTTGCAGATAATTGCCTTGAGAACAACCCATGGCATGGAGTAGATGAATGGGCACTCAAG GAAGAAGTAAACAAGCTTATCAATGTGACTCTTCAAGAACGAGAAAGGGAGATTATAAGACTTTACTATGGTTTGGATAATGAATCCCTTACATGGGAGGACATTAGTAAGCG GATAGGTTTGTCCAGAGAGAGAATTCGACAAGTCGGGCTTGTTGCACTAGAGAAATTAAAACATGCTGCAAGGAAGAAGAAGCTGGAGGCCATGCTAGTGAAACATTGA